The following proteins are encoded in a genomic region of Gimesia algae:
- a CDS encoding sigma 54-interacting transcriptional regulator: protein MHSLGLLYTSDSQIGLKLSKQLDEINLKLKTVSCHEDLKHALQESGQTVLFIDLRADQSTPEIEDRKSVLLYLRNECETAVKVVSIIDQFIPLKLLESANFLTDSYLEYPPVSDEIQALSVDLNASDPVVKSSHLPESRHIFDRSKHVATYTAAMLPILDQITKIARHNVTLLLVGETGTGKTTLASMIHELSPRNSEPFQNIACGALPSDLIESELFGHLRGSFTGADRSKIGRFEAAGKGTLLLDEIDILTSKDQAKLLKVIETGQFEPVGSTESRISEARLIVAANVELDELTRNNKFRSDLYYRLNVLQFRLPALRERPHDIIPLTVQFITECCEQHGITITKVHRNVPDILKLYHWPGNLRELKNQIQRAVLFSNHGELTSDEFSPNIIEEVSNCRQKELHQSMESKSLADQIAISEKHLLQKSLSENGYRKTATAKALGISRVGLYKKMRKYGMLEQTKSSSMKKIQAEN from the coding sequence ATGCACTCTCTTGGACTTCTCTACACCTCGGACTCTCAAATAGGTCTGAAACTCAGTAAGCAACTGGATGAGATCAATCTGAAGTTGAAAACAGTCTCCTGCCATGAGGATCTGAAACATGCGCTTCAGGAATCAGGTCAGACTGTATTATTCATTGATTTGCGTGCAGATCAGTCCACTCCTGAAATTGAGGACCGGAAGTCAGTCCTGCTATACCTACGTAATGAATGCGAAACCGCTGTTAAGGTCGTTTCAATCATTGACCAGTTTATTCCCCTTAAATTGCTGGAGTCTGCCAACTTTCTGACAGACAGCTATTTGGAATACCCGCCTGTATCAGATGAAATTCAGGCACTTTCAGTAGATCTGAATGCTAGCGATCCAGTGGTGAAATCATCCCACCTACCAGAATCTCGTCATATTTTTGATCGAAGTAAGCACGTTGCCACATATACCGCGGCAATGCTACCAATTCTTGATCAGATCACAAAAATAGCCAGACATAATGTCACATTGCTTCTGGTTGGTGAAACAGGTACTGGTAAAACGACTCTCGCATCCATGATTCACGAACTCTCACCGAGGAACTCAGAACCTTTCCAGAACATTGCCTGTGGTGCTCTCCCTTCCGACTTGATTGAAAGCGAACTGTTCGGCCACTTGAGAGGTTCGTTTACAGGCGCTGACCGCTCCAAAATTGGTCGCTTTGAAGCTGCAGGGAAGGGGACTCTGCTCCTGGACGAAATTGACATCCTCACATCCAAAGACCAGGCTAAATTACTGAAAGTCATTGAGACGGGACAATTTGAGCCTGTTGGATCCACTGAGTCCCGCATCTCTGAAGCACGTCTGATCGTTGCTGCAAATGTGGAACTGGATGAACTGACCCGCAATAACAAATTTCGTTCTGACTTATATTATCGACTGAATGTTCTCCAGTTTCGGTTGCCGGCTCTCCGCGAGCGACCACATGATATCATTCCGCTCACTGTTCAGTTTATTACGGAATGTTGTGAGCAACACGGAATCACGATAACAAAAGTGCATCGTAATGTGCCTGACATACTTAAACTGTACCACTGGCCGGGAAATCTGCGTGAGTTAAAAAACCAGATTCAACGAGCAGTCCTGTTTTCGAATCACGGCGAATTGACCTCTGATGAATTTTCTCCCAATATTATTGAAGAAGTCAGCAACTGTCGCCAGAAAGAACTGCACCAGTCCATGGAGAGCAAATCTCTGGCAGATCAGATAGCCATCAGCGAGAAACATCTACTTCAGAAATCGCTTTCGGAGAATGGATACCGTAAAACGGCCACAGCAAAAGCATTGGGAATCAGCCGAGTAGGGCTCTATAAGAAAATGCGCAAATACGGAATGCTGGAACAAACGAAATCTTCTTCGATGAAGAAAATTCAGGCAGAGAATTAA
- a CDS encoding arylsulfatase yields MLPFTYPRRFLFFIPCAFLFTLLLTASADAAETPNIIYVMADDLGYGDLGCYGQKVIQTPNIDQLAKEGMRFTSHYSGHTVCRPSRLVLLTGQHSGHTPISQNEQYVFPAGTTTVTTLLKEAGYTTGGVGKWALGLPETSGVPSQQGFDYWFGYLDQGNAHNYYPEYLWKNEQKVGLPGNKIGPQKRVSVNRKIYSHDLLSREAFQFIRLKANQPFFLQAHYTIPHANNEGGRAVNDGMEVPEYGIYADRDWPAPEKGFAAMITRLDRDMGSLVSLLKELKLENNTIIFFTSDNGPHQEGNHKVEFFNSNGPLRGYKRDLYEGGIRVPLIVKWPGKIQPDTTTDHISAFWDFLPTACDLAGVKPPQNIDGISYLPELLAKPQRTHETLFWKYRGKEALRAGQWKAVRVKSEKPLELYDLEADIGEDHNVAEQHPQIVTHMQQQIKESQTASD; encoded by the coding sequence ATGCTTCCTTTTACATACCCGCGACGTTTTCTGTTTTTCATTCCATGTGCTTTCCTGTTCACTCTTTTATTGACGGCATCAGCTGATGCAGCAGAGACTCCCAATATCATCTACGTCATGGCCGATGATCTCGGTTACGGAGACCTGGGCTGCTATGGGCAGAAGGTGATTCAAACCCCGAACATCGACCAGCTGGCCAAAGAGGGCATGCGGTTCACCAGTCACTATTCCGGGCATACCGTCTGTCGCCCCTCGCGACTGGTGTTACTGACTGGTCAACACAGCGGACACACTCCCATCAGCCAGAATGAACAGTATGTTTTCCCGGCAGGTACAACGACCGTCACCACGCTTTTAAAAGAAGCAGGCTATACCACAGGAGGTGTCGGTAAGTGGGCGCTCGGGCTTCCTGAAACCAGTGGCGTTCCCAGCCAGCAGGGATTTGATTACTGGTTTGGATATCTCGATCAGGGAAATGCTCACAATTATTATCCCGAATATCTCTGGAAGAATGAACAGAAAGTAGGCCTTCCCGGTAACAAAATCGGTCCACAGAAACGGGTCTCTGTCAATCGCAAAATCTACTCACATGATTTATTGAGCCGGGAAGCTTTCCAGTTTATCCGTCTGAAAGCAAATCAACCTTTTTTCCTGCAGGCACACTACACGATTCCCCATGCCAATAATGAAGGGGGCCGCGCAGTCAATGATGGTATGGAAGTCCCCGAGTATGGTATCTATGCTGACAGGGACTGGCCTGCACCGGAAAAAGGATTCGCTGCCATGATCACGCGGCTGGATCGGGACATGGGAAGTCTCGTTTCGCTGCTGAAAGAATTGAAACTGGAAAACAACACCATTATTTTCTTCACATCCGATAACGGACCTCATCAGGAAGGAAATCACAAGGTTGAATTCTTCAACTCGAACGGGCCGTTGCGTGGCTATAAACGCGATCTATACGAGGGAGGAATCAGGGTCCCGTTGATCGTCAAATGGCCCGGGAAGATCCAGCCTGACACAACAACAGATCACATCAGCGCGTTCTGGGATTTTCTCCCCACAGCCTGTGATTTAGCAGGAGTCAAACCTCCCCAAAATATCGATGGCATTTCGTATCTACCTGAACTACTCGCAAAACCGCAGCGCACTCACGAAACGTTGTTCTGGAAATATCGTGGAAAAGAAGCTTTACGAGCTGGCCAGTGGAAAGCGGTTCGCGTGAAGTCAGAAAAACCGCTGGAACTCTATGATCTGGAAGCCGATATTGGCGAAGACCACAATGTGGCAGAACAGCATCCACAAATCGTCACCCATATGCAGCAGCAGATCAAAGAGAGCCAGACTGCTTCGGATTGA
- a CDS encoding HAD family hydrolase codes for MIRTFLFDMGNVLAFFSHDKMCEQMGALCGRSRVEIQNLLIESGIQWEYERGKLSPAEFHSWFEQAVEKTVDFNALQTAGSDIFDLNNSIIPVLDSLKSQGYRLVLLSNTCVSHFEFIWNKYEVLQRFDDYVTSYAAGAIKPEPAIFECALEKIQCAPEEAFYTDDVAEYISLARQLGIQAEVFKGTEALIEQLARREIRI; via the coding sequence TTGATACGTACTTTTCTGTTTGATATGGGGAATGTGCTCGCTTTTTTTTCACATGATAAGATGTGTGAACAAATGGGGGCACTCTGTGGTAGATCCCGGGTGGAAATTCAGAATCTGTTGATTGAATCCGGGATCCAGTGGGAATACGAGCGTGGCAAGCTCTCTCCTGCTGAATTTCACAGCTGGTTCGAACAGGCGGTGGAAAAAACAGTCGATTTTAATGCGTTACAAACTGCAGGTTCGGACATTTTTGATCTGAACAACTCTATCATTCCGGTGCTGGATTCTTTGAAATCTCAGGGCTATCGATTGGTCCTCCTGTCGAATACATGCGTGTCTCACTTCGAGTTCATCTGGAATAAATACGAGGTCCTGCAGCGATTTGATGACTATGTAACATCTTACGCTGCCGGTGCAATTAAGCCGGAACCAGCCATTTTCGAATGTGCTCTGGAGAAGATCCAGTGTGCACCAGAGGAGGCTTTCTATACAGATGATGTCGCCGAGTATATCAGTCTCGCGCGCCAACTGGGGATTCAGGCTGAGGTCTTTAAGGGCACCGAGGCGCTGATTGAACAACTGGCACGTCGTGAGATCCGGATCTAA
- a CDS encoding CpaF family protein, which yields MESLGTKKLFVEPISYIPENREAELRFQKQKVLIHQELVDSLDLSMLAQISEKELSGEVRAVAMEICDDHASVLEGIDRERLLGELLSEVFGLGPLDKLMQDPDVSDILVNHAYEIHIEKGGQLLESDVIFADNQHLMRIIQRIVSRVGRRIDEVNPMVDARLPDGSRINAIIPPLALNGPSLSIRRFGAKPLQIDDLIDKKSVTPEIVDFLAAVVDSRISMLISGGTGSGKTTMLNALSNFIPREERLITIEDSAELLLQHKHVVRLETKVDNTEGVGEISQRQLVKNSLRMRPDRIIIGEVRGAEALDMLQAMNTGHEGSLTTIHANDTRDALARLEMMVAMSGFDLPLPVIRQYIANGIGIILHVSRLKGGQRCVTKVSEIVSLNSQGDYIVEDIFGFEQTGIDDQGKAQGKFYATGYRPACLKRMEASGIKLSQQIFEKK from the coding sequence ATGGAATCACTTGGTACAAAAAAACTTTTTGTGGAACCGATCAGTTACATTCCTGAGAACAGGGAAGCTGAACTTCGATTTCAGAAACAAAAAGTACTCATCCATCAGGAACTGGTTGATTCCCTTGATCTGTCTATGCTGGCTCAGATCTCAGAGAAAGAGCTCTCTGGAGAAGTCCGTGCCGTCGCAATGGAAATCTGTGATGATCATGCTTCAGTGCTTGAGGGGATTGACCGCGAAAGGCTTCTGGGCGAATTATTAAGTGAGGTTTTCGGACTGGGACCGCTGGATAAACTCATGCAGGACCCTGATGTAAGTGATATCCTGGTCAATCATGCTTATGAAATACATATTGAAAAAGGGGGGCAACTCCTGGAATCGGATGTCATTTTCGCTGATAACCAGCACCTGATGCGAATTATCCAGAGAATTGTTTCACGTGTTGGACGCAGAATCGACGAAGTCAATCCCATGGTCGATGCCAGGCTCCCTGATGGCTCCCGAATCAACGCCATTATTCCTCCACTGGCTTTAAATGGCCCTTCATTATCGATTCGTAGATTTGGAGCAAAACCTTTACAGATCGATGATCTGATAGATAAAAAATCTGTCACACCGGAGATCGTAGACTTCCTGGCTGCTGTGGTTGATTCCCGGATCAGTATGTTGATTTCAGGTGGTACCGGCAGTGGTAAAACAACGATGTTGAATGCCCTGTCAAATTTTATACCGCGTGAAGAACGCTTGATTACAATCGAAGATTCAGCAGAGTTACTGTTGCAGCATAAGCATGTCGTTCGACTCGAAACCAAAGTGGATAATACCGAAGGTGTGGGTGAAATCTCGCAGAGGCAGCTAGTGAAAAACAGTTTGCGTATGCGGCCTGATCGAATTATTATCGGTGAGGTGCGAGGTGCGGAAGCGTTGGATATGCTTCAGGCGATGAATACAGGTCATGAAGGTTCTCTGACGACTATCCATGCCAATGATACCCGTGATGCCCTGGCCCGACTGGAGATGATGGTGGCCATGAGTGGATTTGACCTGCCTCTGCCTGTGATCAGACAATATATCGCAAATGGTATCGGAATCATCCTGCACGTGTCTCGTCTGAAAGGCGGACAACGTTGTGTTACGAAAGTTTCTGAGATCGTCTCACTGAACAGCCAGGGAGATTACATCGTTGAAGATATTTTTGGTTTTGAACAAACCGGGATTGATGACCAGGGAAAAGCACAGGGTAAATTTTATGCCACTGGGTATCGTCCGGCGTGTCTCAAACGCATGGAAGCATCTGGAATCAAACTGAGTCAGCAGATCTTTGAGAAAAAATAA
- the cpaB gene encoding Flp pilus assembly protein CpaB produces MTAAIFAILLGLGAAYTVRQFLHEKPKPFVLAEDPPAGPKNMQLPIASRDLLPGQSLSLDDISILQISPELLAKRYDSKGKQRIMASQYITGRTLKTAIKAGQPFHTVDLFANGMGPGISEILEPGNRAVTVAIHKIGNVAGFSRPGTVVDVLFRSNETEGIPETTITLLEKVRVLAVGDMAVPGHKVGTGSNVEHPVTLEVSPEQGKVLKVVEDHGILSLALRHPNENTEVVSAGRASDRLTLSNILGFIPNRRISSMDIYRGGSLNTVHFKGNRAYKSQSWIDAIETPVASEVLPSGKATTTMTPPSENKTSEISTPVSGL; encoded by the coding sequence ATGACGGCAGCGATTTTCGCAATCCTACTAGGTCTCGGCGCAGCATATACTGTGAGACAGTTTCTACATGAGAAACCAAAGCCTTTCGTGTTGGCTGAAGATCCACCGGCAGGACCCAAGAATATGCAACTTCCTATTGCTTCGCGTGATCTGCTTCCAGGCCAGTCACTCTCTCTCGACGATATTTCAATTCTGCAAATCTCTCCCGAACTGCTTGCGAAACGCTATGATTCAAAAGGCAAACAGCGGATTATGGCGAGCCAGTATATCACTGGGCGAACACTCAAAACAGCGATTAAAGCAGGTCAACCTTTTCATACAGTCGATCTGTTTGCGAACGGAATGGGACCCGGGATTTCAGAAATACTGGAACCTGGAAACCGGGCTGTTACAGTGGCAATACACAAAATTGGTAATGTGGCTGGTTTTTCTCGTCCGGGTACTGTAGTTGATGTACTATTCCGTTCCAATGAAACGGAAGGGATTCCAGAAACCACAATCACTCTTCTTGAAAAAGTACGCGTCCTGGCTGTGGGAGACATGGCTGTTCCCGGGCACAAGGTGGGAACCGGGAGTAACGTTGAACATCCCGTTACACTTGAGGTTTCTCCCGAACAGGGGAAAGTACTTAAAGTGGTAGAAGATCACGGCATATTAAGTCTGGCTTTACGCCATCCCAATGAAAATACAGAGGTTGTTTCAGCGGGTCGAGCCAGCGATCGACTGACACTTTCAAATATTCTAGGCTTCATTCCTAACCGGCGCATTTCCAGTATGGATATCTATCGTGGGGGCAGTCTGAATACGGTGCATTTCAAAGGTAACCGTGCATACAAAAGTCAGAGCTGGATTGATGCTATTGAGACACCAGTTGCTTCAGAAGTCCTCCCCTCCGGCAAAGCAACGACTACTATGACACCACCATCCGAAAACAAAACTTCAGAGATTTCGACACCTGTCAGTGGGTTGTAA
- a CDS encoding acetolactate synthase translates to MEFEDQSAYPTGEPGKEWPCLRQFCVFMENRVGYLHQLLKLLEKFDLRIIALSTVDSVDVAMSRIVLDNYEHAREIFELSNYTFFEKDLIGVELPDDTQPYMRICLSLLQAEVNIDYTYPLLYRRHGRGAIALCVDDIDLGIKTLSEQGHRIITEKDLKDDDEYI, encoded by the coding sequence ATGGAATTCGAAGATCAATCTGCCTACCCTACCGGAGAACCAGGTAAAGAGTGGCCCTGCCTGCGACAATTCTGTGTGTTTATGGAAAACCGCGTCGGGTATCTCCATCAACTATTAAAACTGCTGGAAAAATTTGATCTCAGAATTATCGCTTTGAGTACGGTCGATTCAGTCGATGTGGCAATGAGTCGTATCGTACTAGATAATTACGAGCATGCCCGGGAAATCTTTGAACTCTCCAACTATACCTTCTTTGAAAAAGACCTGATCGGCGTCGAACTTCCCGATGACACACAGCCTTACATGCGGATCTGTCTTTCGCTGCTGCAGGCTGAAGTCAACATCGATTACACCTACCCGCTGCTCTATCGCAGACACGGCAGAGGTGCAATCGCTTTATGTGTAGATGATATCGACCTCGGTATCAAAACCTTATCAGAGCAGGGGCATCGCATCATCACCGAGAAAGATCTGAAAGACGACGACGAATATATTTGA
- a CDS encoding zinc-dependent alcohol dehydrogenase: MLASHLVAPGKIELIEIPEPVLSPVTRAEAGHGEIIFQPETTCLCGSDLPYFTGSDEWEIEIGHSLHEMIGTVTATNGRRWKAGDRVLAVPVMQQGLQERFILDEARTIPIATNIPEEHALMAQPLGTALFALKKLPNLLDKTIAVVGQGPMGQLMNAALSNLGAREIIGIDLLESRLQISPSMGATATICNQHTDPISAVREILKGELPDIVIEAVGHADQQLNLCIELCRQAGSILVFGVPPETIDQVRLRDLVFKNITIYSSMNPDFNRDFPLAMQWLAENRIDVTPIITHRFPLADIQQAFELFRDRRDGVIKVIVEFPALKQSR, encoded by the coding sequence TTGTTAGCAAGCCACCTTGTCGCTCCCGGAAAGATCGAACTTATCGAGATCCCCGAACCGGTGCTGTCACCTGTCACCAGAGCCGAAGCTGGTCACGGAGAAATCATCTTCCAGCCGGAAACGACTTGTCTCTGCGGTTCTGATTTACCTTACTTCACAGGCAGCGATGAATGGGAAATCGAAATCGGTCACTCGCTTCACGAAATGATCGGGACGGTCACAGCCACAAATGGCCGGCGCTGGAAAGCAGGGGACCGGGTTCTCGCTGTTCCCGTAATGCAGCAGGGGCTGCAGGAACGTTTCATCCTGGATGAGGCGCGGACCATTCCCATCGCCACCAATATTCCCGAAGAACATGCTTTGATGGCACAACCATTGGGAACGGCGCTGTTCGCTCTCAAAAAACTTCCCAATCTGCTGGATAAAACGATCGCTGTCGTCGGGCAGGGACCAATGGGGCAACTGATGAATGCGGCTCTCAGCAATCTGGGAGCGAGGGAGATCATCGGCATTGATCTGCTTGAATCTCGACTGCAGATCAGCCCCTCCATGGGAGCGACCGCCACCATCTGCAATCAGCACACTGATCCCATATCAGCAGTCAGAGAAATCCTGAAAGGGGAACTGCCTGACATCGTCATCGAGGCCGTCGGTCATGCCGATCAGCAGTTGAACCTCTGCATCGAACTCTGTCGGCAGGCAGGCAGTATCCTCGTGTTTGGAGTCCCGCCGGAAACAATCGACCAGGTTCGACTGCGCGATCTGGTCTTCAAAAATATCACCATTTATTCCAGTATGAACCCCGATTTCAACCGCGACTTTCCACTGGCGATGCAATGGCTCGCGGAAAATCGTATCGACGTCACGCCGATCATCACACATCGGTTCCCTCTGGCTGATATCCAGCAGGCATTTGAACTGTTCCGCGATCGCCGGGATGGCGTCATCAAAGTCATCGTTGAATTTCCAGCATTAAAACAATCACGTTAA
- a CDS encoding Flp family type IVb pilin, which yields MFQQFWNDENGFVVSTELVLIATVLVLGMIVGLTTLRDQVIAELADVAAAFSNSNQSYSFSGITGHSSSTSGSLFTDNTDFCDVATMTAEEFAHCISIVVAEPEGS from the coding sequence ATGTTTCAGCAGTTTTGGAATGATGAAAATGGTTTCGTCGTTTCTACAGAATTAGTGCTGATTGCTACTGTATTGGTTCTCGGCATGATTGTCGGACTGACTACATTGCGCGATCAGGTAATCGCGGAACTTGCAGACGTTGCCGCTGCATTTTCTAACAGTAACCAGAGCTATTCCTTCTCAGGAATCACCGGTCACTCATCCAGTACTTCTGGTTCGTTGTTCACTGACAACACAGACTTCTGTGATGTTGCAACAATGACAGCTGAAGAATTTGCGCACTGTATTTCCATCGTCGTTGCAGAGCCAGAAGGTTCATAG
- a CDS encoding type II secretion system F family protein, translating to MFIEIVTVATFLLVCFVIFLIGDAISAGHRAGRNKTSKFDERGANYYKTSKVGVFSRALSGVIPQSNQEISKIELDLKRAGYYRSTALVEYLATRNMLVVLVLLGTGVGCVLADPGSNLPEIILVAGLIIAGAGYGLPRMVLHNQANRRVHRIQRGLPDALDLVMMCLTGGVPLRTALERVTDEVRFSHPDIAVEFEIIRRHADANSMADALKQFAKRIDAPDVNTLSLMVSQTERLGTNVSTALIDFADGVRRKYRQRAEENSSKTSIKLLFPIIFCMAPPIYILFFGPAVLELRNFLIREHRPGGILEPNTYGESISTTSESVRQQSEN from the coding sequence ATGTTTATTGAAATCGTCACTGTTGCCACTTTCCTGTTAGTCTGTTTTGTAATCTTCCTGATTGGAGATGCAATTTCAGCCGGCCATCGTGCAGGTAGAAATAAGACTTCAAAGTTCGATGAGCGAGGGGCCAATTATTATAAAACATCGAAGGTCGGTGTTTTCAGCCGTGCACTTTCCGGTGTGATTCCACAATCTAACCAGGAAATCAGCAAAATTGAACTCGATTTGAAACGGGCTGGTTATTATCGGTCAACGGCTCTGGTGGAGTATCTGGCAACCCGGAATATGCTGGTTGTTCTTGTGTTGCTGGGGACGGGAGTCGGTTGCGTATTAGCCGACCCTGGTTCGAACCTTCCGGAAATTATTCTGGTAGCGGGATTAATCATTGCCGGCGCAGGCTACGGATTGCCTCGTATGGTCCTGCATAACCAGGCCAATCGTCGAGTACATCGAATCCAGAGAGGTTTGCCTGATGCACTTGACCTGGTGATGATGTGCCTGACCGGTGGAGTGCCATTGCGAACGGCTTTAGAACGCGTCACAGATGAAGTCCGTTTTTCTCATCCGGACATCGCCGTTGAATTCGAAATTATTCGCAGACATGCGGATGCAAATTCAATGGCAGATGCTTTGAAGCAGTTTGCCAAACGTATCGATGCACCTGATGTGAACACATTGTCTTTAATGGTTTCTCAGACAGAACGACTGGGAACGAATGTCTCAACGGCATTAATCGATTTTGCAGATGGAGTACGAAGAAAATACCGACAACGGGCTGAAGAGAACTCCAGCAAAACGAGTATCAAGCTGTTGTTCCCAATTATCTTTTGCATGGCGCCTCCCATTTATATATTGTTCTTCGGGCCGGCAGTCCTTGAACTGCGCAATTTTCTGATCCGTGAACATAGACCGGGAGGAATTCTTGAACCAAATACTTATGGGGAATCCATCAGTACTACCTCTGAATCAGTCCGTCAGCAGTCTGAAAATTGA
- a CDS encoding Gfo/Idh/MocA family protein encodes MEKQITVAVLTNETGAHLSAYFGALKEIKAVNEVVLSDPGQTQVEAARSQLGSKLTAVYDQPETLFQQEKPDLVLVTMQARQAPRAIDLALDNGCHVFSEKPACLSVQQFEPLVQKAESKHLHLSLALANRTNPEIQFARSLIQGGSLGKIFGVEMTLLADQTRLKSTAYHKSWYAHKDQAGGGFLSWLGIHWLDLSMYLTESSITDVAGFTALVGGQPIDVEDSATLSFRYAAGFLGTLTAGYYMKQGYQSMIKIWGSKGWLEMLPFEERPLEWTLNHNGKTLKFDKSTEPRGYTPAVEKAVLAVANDQPPLLTSRESLRIIRTIYAFYEAARSGKTQTISPD; translated from the coding sequence ATGGAGAAGCAGATTACGGTGGCAGTGCTGACAAATGAGACGGGAGCACATTTAAGTGCTTACTTTGGGGCGTTGAAGGAGATCAAGGCGGTTAATGAGGTGGTCCTGTCAGATCCCGGACAGACTCAGGTGGAAGCGGCGCGAAGTCAGCTCGGATCAAAACTGACTGCCGTTTATGACCAACCCGAAACTCTGTTTCAGCAGGAAAAACCGGATCTGGTTCTGGTGACAATGCAAGCCAGGCAGGCCCCGCGGGCCATTGATCTGGCATTAGACAATGGCTGTCATGTGTTTTCAGAAAAGCCGGCTTGTCTAAGTGTGCAGCAGTTTGAACCTCTGGTTCAGAAGGCGGAAAGCAAACATCTGCATTTATCACTGGCGCTGGCGAATCGCACGAATCCGGAGATCCAGTTTGCCCGGTCTTTGATTCAGGGAGGTTCACTGGGAAAGATCTTTGGTGTGGAAATGACGCTTCTGGCAGATCAGACACGGCTGAAAAGTACCGCCTATCATAAGAGCTGGTATGCCCATAAGGATCAGGCAGGTGGTGGTTTTTTATCGTGGCTGGGAATTCACTGGCTTGATTTGTCGATGTATCTGACGGAGTCTTCCATCACCGATGTGGCAGGGTTTACTGCTTTGGTAGGCGGCCAGCCGATTGATGTTGAAGACTCAGCGACACTCTCATTTCGTTACGCTGCTGGTTTTCTGGGAACATTGACAGCGGGGTATTATATGAAACAAGGCTACCAGTCGATGATTAAAATCTGGGGGAGCAAAGGCTGGCTGGAAATGCTGCCTTTCGAAGAACGGCCTCTGGAATGGACGCTGAATCACAATGGCAAAACGTTGAAGTTTGACAAATCAACTGAACCACGTGGCTACACACCCGCTGTCGAGAAAGCAGTTTTAGCCGTCGCGAATGATCAACCTCCGCTGCTGACCAGCCGCGAGAGTTTAAGAATCATCAGAACGATTTATGCTTTTTATGAAGCAGCCCGATCCGGAAAGACCCAGACGATTTCGCCAGACTGA
- a CDS encoding type II secretion system F family protein, which yields MDSSSIALICFAAVTVAALAAYLFARDLSGVTGSKGETFSKRPRLRRIHNVFDQQPATSLLGKFDQSFDRLVLENGSDFTPLSAFLLLIACGLAIGGSIFIYSNQPLAGIAGMIGGMIAVLIIMHLRRRKRMQTIQEELPEMIDLLARSTHAGASLEQAISIVGEETKGPLSFEFRRCARQLDMNLSVPAVMKSLSSRIQLIDLKILTSTLMLYRKTGGNLPTNLERMADVIRDRINYRRQMKASTGAGRASALLMTIVAPVAFVVLLVAFPDHVSNLYTDPIGNILLLIAIVLEVIGIIWVSRLLRTDY from the coding sequence GTGGACAGTTCATCGATAGCATTGATTTGTTTTGCTGCAGTGACAGTTGCTGCACTGGCAGCTTATCTGTTTGCCCGCGATTTAAGTGGAGTGACTGGTTCAAAAGGCGAAACCTTTTCAAAACGACCTCGGCTGCGCAGGATTCATAATGTATTTGACCAACAGCCAGCGACCAGCCTGCTGGGAAAATTCGATCAGAGTTTTGATCGACTGGTACTTGAGAACGGGTCAGATTTTACACCACTTAGTGCTTTTCTCCTGTTGATTGCCTGCGGTCTGGCTATTGGGGGCAGCATTTTCATTTATTCGAATCAACCTCTGGCTGGGATTGCCGGGATGATTGGGGGCATGATCGCAGTTCTGATCATTATGCACCTTCGCCGAAGAAAACGCATGCAGACCATTCAAGAAGAACTTCCAGAAATGATTGATTTACTGGCGCGCTCGACGCACGCCGGAGCCAGTCTCGAACAGGCGATTTCGATTGTTGGAGAAGAAACCAAAGGACCATTGAGTTTTGAATTCAGACGTTGCGCACGCCAGCTCGATATGAATTTATCAGTTCCCGCTGTGATGAAGTCACTTTCCAGTCGAATCCAGTTGATCGATCTGAAAATATTAACGTCCACATTGATGCTGTATCGAAAAACAGGCGGCAATCTGCCAACCAACCTGGAACGCATGGCGGATGTGATTCGAGATCGCATCAACTATCGTCGTCAGATGAAAGCTTCCACAGGGGCAGGTCGTGCCTCAGCCCTGTTGATGACGATCGTGGCTCCCGTGGCATTTGTCGTGTTACTGGTTGCGTTCCCTGACCATGTTTCCAATCTCTATACCGATCCGATTGGTAATATTTTATTACTGATTGCTATTGTTCTGGAAGTGATTGGGATCATCTGGGTCTCGAGACTCTTAAGAACAGATTATTAA